ccgtGAGGACAGGGAACCTCTACCACCCCCCAGGGCTGATGTTCAGGGGGCTGCTAGGGTGGCAGCAGCTCGCAGCCCTTGAAGACACAGCACAAACGGGGCAGGAGGCCCCGACCAGCCTCTCGGGCTTTGCTGGGACCCAGCAAAGGGTCAGCTCCATCTACAGCCATCGAATACCTAATTAGAGATGTCAACCAACAGCTTTTAACCCAGTAGTGTCTCCGTTAAACATCTTGCAGCCCTCGATTCGCCCGACAACTCTCCTCTttgccagcccaccacacaaACGTGACGCAGAAACTCACGTTATCATCAAAGTCCATGTAGTTGGACACCACGTTGACGTTTGAGTAGAAGACGTTGGCCTGACGGATAATCTCTTCAAGGATGTCACCAACGCCAGCCGAGAAGATGAACAGGGGGATGTTGTACTTGTGCAGCTGATCAAATAATTCATTGAATCCATCCCTAGGGCAGAAGTGTCCGTTACACGGTATTGCAagtttatacatatatatatgcataaacaACGGAGcgttgcacaaaaagaaagagTGAACATCATGTCTAAAGAGACTGTAGCCAACAACAcaaattttggggttttttttctatttttttttctattcctcCAAATTTCTAAAATCTTCCAAAGGATCTAATggaaaacacaaccaaaaccgTTTTACCAAACAACTTCACTCTGAGCAAATCTGGAGATCTCAGAAGGAAGCGTTAACCCTCCGGCAGCCCGGCTGACTCTCACCTTGCTGCAGATACTGCACGTACAGACGCACACGCCTACACCCTTCCTCCCCTCATCAGAATAAAATGCCCACAGCTGAGCATTGCaaatttaatttcccttttcaaCTTCTTTTTCCATCACACTGGCTGAAACGCAGCCGGGACTCTTGCCCCGCTCTCTGTCCTGGCAGCAAGGTGCCCGGAGCACCGTGGGCTGTGAGCACCCTCAGCCCAGCTACGAGGCTCCTATTTCTGCCCAGGACTCCCCAAACAAGGGCGCTCTGCAAATTTTTTTGGTGGCACTGGCATTCCTGTGGCATTCCCTGTGCATGCAAGGGGTTTGTCCCTGCACACATCCAGCTTCTGACAGGGACACAGGGCACAGCGCGCCGGCACATGCCCGCAGGAggggggtgctgccagcccacGCAGGAACCCGACGTTAGAGAGATGCAACAGGTCAGACTGGTTGGGAGTGGGATCAAACATGTAACAGTCCCAGTCCGCTGGGACATGATTTCCATGCAGAAGGGGAGCTTGGGCTCAGGAAGACCTGGACATGGACACCACCTCCTCCCTGAGACCGGCGGCTGCTCAGACCAAGGTGCCCCTGAGCCCCTTTTAGGGCCATCGCTGCCGAGGCCAACTTTAAGAGCAAGTTTTAGCACCAGGTTTTTGAGCTGTGGGTGAAAATGTGATGCTGAGCCAAGGGCCTGGATAAGACCCAGCATTTACAGTGTGTGGAGAGGAAATCCCTCCTGGACAAGGGGAGCTGCATGCTGCCCCCCTAGCCCACCCTGCAAGACAGGCAGCTCTCTCTGCCCATCATCCATCCCCTTGGCAGCTCCCGGCCAAGACCCAAGGGAGGTGGAAGCTGAGGCTGCGGCTCACGGCGCTGACTTCTGGCTCTTTCACGATCAGAGCTCAGCCCCAGGAAGGGAGATATGGATCTGCCGCGCTGTGGAGACCAGGCACAGCTCGGGGTGAAAGCAAGGAGACCCGCTTGCACCGTAGCAGGAGGGAAAGGGCCACAGGCAGCCAAACCCGAGCCCCTACCTCAGCATCACGTCCGATTCTCTGACGATCTGGGCTATGTCACCCTTTTGGATCTTCTGCTGCGACAGCAGCTCATGGGCCCTGGTCCACCTagggaaaggcagcagggtGAGCTTCCTGGGCAGCAGCCTTAAGGCAGTCAGAAAAATAACGACTACGAATTCCCGGTATGGCCACCAAGCCTAGAGACAGTTCATGCCTTGTGTCTTGTAGTCCTCGGGGGCAAGAAGTTGCCAGGACAAGGTCAAAATCATTAGATACAAGCACTCACCATTCCACCATGAGCGGACGTTTCTCTTCCAGCGTCCGGTTGGGATCGATTTCAATGGGATAGTAATAGTGCAGCAGATCTCTCAGCTGGAGCGTTGCACGGATAGAAAGAGAACAGAGTGAACGTCACCTCTAAAGAGACTGTagccaacaacaacaaaaaagcatttctaaattCCTCCAAAGGATCTAATggaaaacacaaccaaaactGTTTTACCAAACAACTTCACTCTGTGCAAATCTGGAGATCTCGGAAGGAAGCGTTAACTCTCCGGCAGCCCGGCTGCCTCTCACCTTGCTGCAGATACTGCATGTACAGACACACACGCCTACACCCTTCCTCCCCTCATCAGACCGAAATGCCCACAGCTGAGCATTGCaaatttaatttcccttttcaaCTTCTTTTTCCATCACACTGGCTGAAATGCAGCTGGGACTCTTGCCCTGCTCTCTGTCCTGGCAGCAAGGTGCAGCTTGGAGAGCTTGCAGCGTTTCGCGTGAACAGCTCTCCAAGCTGCACCTTGCTGCCAGGACAGAGAGCAGGGCAAGAGTGAGATGCACGACAGGGACAAAACCCACAGAGCCAAAAAGCAGCACCTTACAAACCAGCACCTACCTTCTTCTTGCCGTCCTCACTGATGACACGACTGTTATCCAGGATATCTGTAAAGGCAACAAAATGCCAATGTCATAGCCCAGAAACATTAAAAGGCTTTCTAAAAGGCAGGTATCCTGCACCTCCAGCGCCAGCAATTCCCAAAACAAGCACGTGGAGCTGAGCACAGGCTCGCCACGGGATCTCGGCACAGCGGTGAACATGGCCGTGAACCTGCGGCACGTGCTGATCGTAGGGCATTGCtcagctgggagagagcagCGTGATGCAAGTAGtagaagaagcagcaagagcaggagacagctcccacagcaggctgggagcaAGCAGCCAAATCCCAGAGGTGGACCAAGGGAGAACAAGACGGAGCAGTCAGGCTCGGCAAAGGAGGGGGGCAGAGAGCAGGAGCCACGGACTGAGAACAGAAACACGGAAACCAAACAGAATtagcaacaataaaaacaacGAGCTCCACTCACTGTGCGAAGTGGGGCAGCGTCTGCCGTTGCATCCGAACCTGCTCAGCGTCATGTCGAAGTCAGAAATGACCTGGAAGGCGAGAGGAGACCAGATGTGCACGTgagccagcacccagcacctctgccacaaccacccaagggtgctgctgcctgcacggATGCAAATCCCAGCgcccagcacctctgccacagccagccaagggtgctgctgcctgcacggATGCAAATCCCGCGCCAGCAGGTCCCACGTGAGGGTGCTGACTCGCAGCAGGGCACAGACCGTTGCCACTCCTGCCAGCCACCAAGCAGATGTCCCCGTCtgagccagccagcacccctcCCACTGTGGCACTCTTATCAGCACCAAATGGCTTAATCCTGCTGACTTATTGCTGTGGGTGGAGGGGGTGTCTGGGGATTGGCTTGTATTTATAGCTTGTATAACTGAGGAAAACGGCCCATCTGGGGAGAGCCACCAGCCTGGGCCTCGACGGGAAAACCAGCCCCGTCCCCCCTCTCGTCCATGCATCTCGTCTGCAACCCCAAACGCGGAGGGGCTCCCTTGCAcgtgggctgggagcagccaggccCCGGCTGGAcaggctgaggaagaggaggcagatGAAGGCTTGGACCCAGCGTGAGGGTGATgcactgcctgctcccagcctcatCAGTGCTGGAGCCAAACTGGGCCAGTACCTGCAGCTTGTTTATCCCCTGCTCCTTGATGGCGCGGATGGTCCCCAGGACACGCTCCGGCTGCTGGATGCGGACCGTGGCTTTCTCCAGCTCAGGCACCTGCGGGCAGAGACCCCCGCGCTCCGTGACGCCCCGCGACCCCTCGcagctgcgggggggggggcgatgCCCTCCAGCCCCCGCTGTGCTCTCTCCACCCCGGCCGCCTTCCCCGCCTCCCCCAGGACCCCGCTTCCCCcgggccagccctgccccagcctttacaccccccacccccaactcGGGGTCCCTCGGgcccgccccccgcagcccccgcagcccccgcgctCACCATCGCTCCGCACCGCgcagggccggggccgcgcagccgcggggagggggcggaaCGACGGGGGGGCGGGGATGGGGGgcggggccagggctggggggggcccgggggggggccggggggtatatccagggctggggggggcagggggctgcccgggggggtgCCCGGGTCCCGCTGCActcccaggctggggctgcgcCCCCGCGCCCGAAGCGGCTCCGGCCGGTGCCGGCGCTGGCGGTTGCGTTTCCCCTGCAACACGCTCCGAGCCAGGAAGGCGAAAGtggaagtgaaaattaaaagataacAATAATACAAACCCCACGGCAAAGGGTGTCTCTGTGCCGTCACACCTCCCCCAGCGATACCACAAAACTCATGTAACTCAACCCCGCTCCACGCCGACAGTGACACGATAAAGCCCCAACTGCTCCCCCGCACCACGGAGACCCCCACCGGGGCACCAACAGCCCTGGCGAACACCCCCACCGGGGCACCCGGGGCATCGACAGCCCTGGcgaagcacagaggaaaagcagcaccaTGAGTTAAGCCAGTGAGGACCAGGATGGGGGTCCCTGTCCCCTCACTCTCCGTGTGGcaccttctgctgctcctttggagcagcaggagcatctGTCCTTCATCGCTGCCATCAGCCAGCCTgcctcagcctcctcctgtgTGAGCTGGTACAAGGGCACTTCACAAGCACTCCATGCTCTGGGGACCTTTATACCCAGGCGAAATAATATTAAAAGGTTGCAGGGGAATCACAAGGCTGTCTTTGCTCAGAGGAGCCATTCAGAGGGTGTAGGTACAGGGTCTGGTGTAATGTGGACTGTGGTTAAGCaaaggctgggggcagccctAGAGCGAGGGGCCTGGGAGGAGCAGGACCCCGTTGCCTGGGGAGGGGtttgcagccctgccagcccaggcaccaCTGCAACCAGCTCCAGGCCACCCTTGCATCTGTGACCTCATTATGGGGCGCATTCCAGAACCACCAGACAGGCCGGGTTCCAGAGGCGATGTTGGCGGGCAAGCTAAGAGACCTGTAAGCACCTCAGAGAGAAGCACCTTCCACTGCCTCAGGCTTCAACGTGGGTGATAGCTTAGACCCCAGTAGATACTCATCCTCACACATGGAGAGGAAGATGAGTGCTATGACTTGCAACATCTTCAATGAGCTTCGCCTGGAAGGGAAACTCTGTGATGTGATCATCAGCGTGGATGGTGTCGAATTCAACGCTCACAAGAAcatcctctgcagctgcagtcagTATTTCAGGTCAGTGCTTGAAACAAGAAGGGACGGGGACAAACAGAATTTCCCAGCCTGGGTCACACCACCTTAGCGCACCTCCAGTGCTTATGTCAGCACTGAGACTCCAGCAGTTGCCCGTAGCCCTGGTACCCCCCCTGGACACCAGGATTAATCCACAACCTAGTATCTAACAGCGGCTCTGGACGTGGTGTCTGAGGAACCCCCGGATgcggtgcagggctgggagcccaGCCAGCCCGGCTTACCTGCCGTCGGGCAGGAGGTTTTCCTGCCCCACACGTTCTCTGGCATTCTTGTTGAAGCAAGGTGACCACTcgccctgctgctctctgtccACAGCCAGAGGCAGTgtctcctttttaaaacaaccagctgggaaaacattaattaataAACTACACA
This DNA window, taken from Falco peregrinus isolate bFalPer1 chromosome 18, bFalPer1.pri, whole genome shotgun sequence, encodes the following:
- the NT5C3B gene encoding 7-methylguanosine phosphate-specific 5'-nucleotidase isoform X2; translation: MPKVPELEKATVRIQQPERVLGTIRAIKEQGINKLQVISDFDMTLSRFGCNGRRCPTSHNILDNSRVISEDGKKKLRDLLHYYYPIEIDPNRTLEEKRPLMVEWWTRAHELLSQQKIQKGDIAQIVRESDVMLRDGFNELFDQLHKYNIPLFIFSAGVGDILEEIIRQANVFYSNVNVVSNYMDFDDNGVLTRFKGPLIHTYNKNNSVLQGTEYFQQLSTRTSIILLGDSMGDLTMADGVPSVENILKIGFLNDKVEERRGKYLDAYDIVLESDETLDVVNGILRYILTET
- the NT5C3B gene encoding 7-methylguanosine phosphate-specific 5'-nucleotidase isoform X3, with product MVPELEKATVRIQQPERVLGTIRAIKEQGINKLQVISDFDMTLSRFGCNGRRCPTSHNILDNSRVISEDGKKKLRDLLHYYYPIEIDPNRTLEEKRPLMVEWWTRAHELLSQQKIQKGDIAQIVRESDVMLRDGFNELFDQLHKYNIPLFIFSAGVGDILEEIIRQANVFYSNVNVVSNYMDFDDNGVLTRFKGPLIHTYNKNNSVLQGTEYFQQLSTRTSIILLGDSMGDLTMADGVPSVENILKIGFLNDKVEERRGKYLDAYDIVLESDETLDVVNGILRYILTET
- the NT5C3B gene encoding 7-methylguanosine phosphate-specific 5'-nucleotidase isoform X1 is translated as MHGREGGRGWFSRRGPGWWLSPDGPFSSVIQAINTSQSPDTPSTHSNKSAGLSHLVLIRVPQWEGCWLAQTGTSAWWLAGVATVCALLRVSTLTWDLLARDLHPCRQQHPWLAVAEVISDFDMTLSRFGCNGRRCPTSHNILDNSRVISEDGKKKLRDLLHYYYPIEIDPNRTLEEKRPLMVEWWTRAHELLSQQKIQKGDIAQIVRESDVMLRDGFNELFDQLHKYNIPLFIFSAGVGDILEEIIRQANVFYSNVNVVSNYMDFDDNGVLTRFKGPLIHTYNKNNSVLQGTEYFQQLSTRTSIILLGDSMGDLTMADGVPSVENILKIGFLNDKVEERRGKYLDAYDIVLESDETLDVVNGILRYILTET